The proteins below are encoded in one region of Micromonospora pisi:
- a CDS encoding LLM class flavin-dependent oxidoreductase, which yields MSSANTHRLEFGTLVTPVSTSPETPVELARHSEALGFDLVTFAGISGQPAHLDTWTLLSWIAGRTERIRLAANLISGPPQYPTVLAQSAASLDLLSGGRLALALSAANQAVVVAPAGPRLNPLGAIDALGESVDVIRAVLAAGEPGPVHYAGRHLRLDGAPRGPLPAHEIPIWLGGTAPRLLRLVAAKADGWLTTLGPDGPDDLRKGNRIIDEAARKAGRDPAGIRRLVTISGEFSGTRQGFLHGPAAGWVEDLLPLVVADGVRTIVLASDDVEAMARFAGEVAPALRAAAEQTLPAPSRGPRRGAAVCAQRRPGIAYDEVPDSLADTAVEPGDPGYAGVRSNFFRGGAPGLVLRPRTPAEVAEALAYARAHREVPLGIRSGGHGLRGRSTNDGGIVIDVGLMNEIEVLDKATRRVRLGPGARWMHVAAALEPYGWALTSGDHGGVAVGGLATAGGVGWLARKHGLTIDHLRAVELVLADGTPVRASETEHPDLFWAVRGAGAAFGVATAFEFEVDEIGDVGWATFTLDASDPAEVITRWGAFVEASSRDVTSALVLGPGQPVAQVSALVDSADPDTIVRHLQPIADIAPGYDQRVVITPYASVLANASDGPHHGHGEPVIRSGLFTHLTPEVARAAARLLSSGAVFYFHIRAVGGAVNDIDADATAWSNRTANFHLAVLGRSQKRLNEVWDAVMAEHQDGNYLNFEVDGRPERLAEAYAPTTLARLRGLKTQYDPDNLFDDNVTLTPGTTLRTAS from the coding sequence GTGTCATCTGCCAATACCCACCGCCTTGAGTTCGGCACGCTCGTCACACCGGTGAGCACGTCGCCCGAGACGCCGGTGGAACTCGCTCGGCACAGCGAGGCGCTCGGATTCGACCTCGTCACCTTCGCCGGGATCTCGGGCCAGCCGGCACACCTGGACACCTGGACGCTGCTCTCCTGGATCGCCGGCCGGACCGAACGGATCCGCCTTGCCGCGAACCTGATCAGCGGACCGCCGCAGTACCCGACGGTGCTCGCCCAATCCGCAGCCAGCCTGGACCTGCTCTCCGGCGGACGGCTGGCACTCGCTCTCAGCGCCGCCAACCAGGCGGTCGTCGTCGCGCCGGCTGGCCCGCGGCTCAACCCGCTCGGCGCGATCGACGCGCTCGGCGAGTCGGTCGACGTCATCCGCGCCGTGCTCGCCGCCGGCGAGCCAGGACCGGTGCACTACGCCGGCCGGCACCTGCGACTCGACGGGGCACCGCGCGGCCCGCTGCCGGCGCACGAGATCCCGATCTGGCTCGGCGGCACCGCCCCTCGACTCCTGCGGCTGGTCGCCGCAAAGGCCGACGGGTGGCTCACCACGCTCGGCCCAGACGGGCCGGACGACCTCCGGAAGGGCAACCGAATCATCGACGAGGCGGCCAGGAAGGCGGGTCGTGACCCGGCGGGGATCCGGCGGCTGGTGACCATCTCCGGTGAGTTCTCCGGCACCCGCCAAGGCTTCCTGCACGGGCCGGCCGCCGGCTGGGTCGAGGACCTGCTACCACTGGTTGTCGCCGACGGCGTCCGCACCATCGTCCTGGCCAGCGACGACGTGGAGGCAATGGCACGGTTCGCCGGGGAGGTGGCGCCGGCGCTGCGGGCGGCGGCCGAGCAGACGCTCCCGGCCCCATCGCGCGGCCCGCGACGCGGCGCGGCGGTTTGCGCCCAGCGGCGTCCGGGCATCGCCTATGACGAGGTGCCGGATTCGCTCGCCGACACGGCCGTGGAGCCCGGTGACCCGGGGTACGCCGGGGTCAGGTCGAACTTTTTCCGTGGCGGGGCGCCCGGCTTGGTCCTGCGACCGCGTACCCCCGCCGAGGTCGCCGAGGCGCTCGCCTACGCCCGGGCGCATCGGGAGGTGCCGCTCGGTATCCGCAGCGGCGGGCACGGCCTGCGCGGCCGGTCCACCAACGACGGCGGGATCGTGATCGACGTCGGCCTGATGAACGAAATCGAGGTGCTGGACAAGGCGACGCGCCGGGTCCGCCTCGGGCCCGGCGCGCGGTGGATGCACGTCGCCGCCGCGCTCGAACCGTACGGCTGGGCGCTCACCTCCGGTGATCATGGCGGGGTGGCCGTCGGCGGCCTCGCCACCGCCGGCGGCGTCGGCTGGCTGGCGCGCAAACACGGACTGACCATCGACCACCTGCGCGCGGTTGAATTGGTCCTCGCCGACGGCACCCCGGTGCGTGCCAGCGAGACCGAACACCCGGACCTCTTCTGGGCGGTACGCGGCGCCGGAGCGGCCTTCGGCGTCGCCACCGCCTTCGAGTTCGAGGTGGACGAAATCGGTGACGTCGGCTGGGCGACCTTCACGCTCGACGCCAGCGACCCGGCCGAGGTCATCACCCGCTGGGGCGCCTTCGTCGAGGCGTCCTCCCGTGACGTGACCAGCGCGCTCGTCCTGGGACCGGGGCAGCCCGTGGCACAGGTGTCCGCGCTGGTCGACTCGGCGGACCCCGACACGATCGTCCGTCACCTGCAGCCGATCGCCGACATCGCACCCGGTTACGACCAGCGGGTCGTCATCACGCCCTATGCCTCGGTGCTGGCCAACGCGAGCGACGGCCCACACCACGGCCACGGCGAACCGGTCATACGGTCCGGCCTCTTCACCCACCTCACGCCCGAGGTCGCCCGGGCTGCCGCCCGCCTGCTAAGCAGCGGTGCCGTCTTCTACTTCCACATCCGTGCGGTCGGCGGGGCGGTCAACGACATCGACGCGGACGCCACCGCTTGGAGCAACCGCACCGCGAACTTCCACCTGGCCGTGCTCGGCCGGAGCCAGAAACGACTGAACGAGGTCTGGGACGCCGTCATGGCCGAGCATCAGGACGGCAACTACCTCAACTTCGAGGTCGACGGGCGTCCAGAACGGCTCGCCGAGGCATACGCGCCCACGACCCTGGCCCGGCTGCGCGGTTTGAAGACGCAGTACGACCCGGACAACCTCTTCGACGACAACGTCACCCTGACCCCTGGCACCACTTTAAGGACGGCGTCATGA